The genomic window TTAAATAGAGCTCAATACCAAGGTAGATGTACTTCTCAAAAAAGAAAGAAGTCAGATCTTCCTGGACAGGACCATGCAAAGAAAGTACAAGGTAATCATGCGACGACTACTAATCAAACTACTGAACCAGCAAAGGGTGCCACAAAAGCATGTAAGTGTCATTATATGGCAGAGCCTCTGAATATTGATCTCAATGGGGTGCCTCTTACGGAGGATGAGCAAAATTTATTGGACGAAGTTGGATTAGAAGACCAATGTGTTGACAAGTTTGTTTACAAGCAACTCGACAACAACAAAAAATTCGATCACTCAGTATCGCCAATTAAGTTTCACGACATTCTGTGTGTCTCTAATGATGATCAAAATGTCAAATTTCCCAATCAACCTGTTAACTGTGGTGGTTATAATGCAAATTCTTTTCTCCGATTAATCCTAACCATCTTTACACCAAGCTCAATTCCTTACTCATGCATCCATCAACTCATCTTATTTGTGGCAGTATTGTAATGTTTTCACACTCACAAAAAACATGCGCCTTACTATTAGATCTGTGATTCAGATATAAATGATATCAGAATGTTTGCAGAGTGGCTACTGCAACTTGGAGATAGTTGCTAGGAGACTCCACTAACAAGGAATCTGAAGTGGAAATCCCAAATGACATACTAACTGATGGTACAATAGATGCTTTTCATAAATTAACTAGCTTTGTGTATCTTGACATGTTGACTAACATTGACAACAAAGCATTCTTCAAAGATAGGTCCATCCTAGCCCCAATGTTGGGAGTGGTGAACAAGGTAAATACATACATTATGCAGCAACTATGTGGTAAGGAGAAAACTTATCTTAGCTCGGATATGTTGTGCATTGATGAGGGAAATAATGGAGTCTGAGTTAGACATGTTAACACCAGACGTCCTTGATGCAATTAATTGCTCTGAATTGCCACAATACCAACTCACACTGAAAGAAGGGATAGTAGTTATGCTATTACGCAACATCGATCAGTCCAACGACTTATGTAATAGAACAAGGTTGCAGGTACGAAGATTGGATAATCACATAATTGAGTGCATGATGCTAATAGGAGACAAGGCCGGTCAAATAGTTCTAATACCACGCATGAACGACTCTACTTTTTAGATTTTAACGAAGACAATttccactcatagtttcatttgCCATGACGATAAAAAAATCACAAGGCTAAACATTAATTATTGTCGGTTTGTACTTACTGAAATCAATATTTATATATGCACAATTATATGTTGCGTTGTTCATATCAACAGTAAGAAGGGGCTAAGGGTTTTGGTGCATAATAATGCAAGTACGTCTACGACGACAACAATAAATgttgtttataaaaaaatattcgaGAATCTTGGATGATCAGTTACATATGATAATATGGTATCCATTTCAGTTGCTACCGCCAAGGACTATCTGATCATGTTAAAACTGCTGTGTTCTGCGTCCATGACTGAATCAATTGTTGATTAGAAAAAGAAGGAGATTGTAGAAGGTGAAAGAGATAATTCGAGAGAGAGAAAATTGGGGGCAAAGACTGCCTTCAGtatttttcatttacttttcttaacTATTACAAATCCTGCtgtcacatatatatacatacatgtaAGTGAGAATAATTAATTTTACTAACCTGACTATGACAAACTAATCTCTATAATTAACAAGCTAATTATCCAACTAACAGATCAAGATCTTTTCAATCTAAAaagtaataaataataaaactagttgcataattattaaatttttgtcaACTACCCGACGCTGGGTGTattaaaaataagtaaataactcaATATCATTGTATAAACTTCATCTTTTAATACAACACATGTCCAATGTATACATCTCATGTTCGTGCAATGCACGGATCGCTACACTGGTTCAGGGTATAATAACGAGTTAACGACTCAAAAATCAAAATGGTAAACACACACGAAGCCCGTAGCGCTATTACTTTTTGATTTAAATATAGAAGGGAGAATGATGTAGGACGTAGTTATGGAGTGTATGAGTGTTTTATTCAGCTGTAGTGTCAGAAGCtaaaatcggaccgtccaatttaTAAGATGTATAAAAATCGGATCGGCTGATTTTTTgatacacaaatcggagggtccgatttgtgtgcatcccacaattttaaaaaacatttAACATCTcacttttatatttaaattttttagccTAACACTGTCAACATGGTCATGTATTTCCAATTTTTTTTGTCATAtactttttctatatataatgaGAATTGAAAAAAACTTagtacataatttttttattaaaatatgaaataataaaaataaattatagacacaaaataaacaagttagttattattattagagtAAGATGACAATTAGGTCCTTAAAGATTTTGACTTCAAactaattagtttttaaaaaatatatcagCCCCGTCCGATTTGAAGGCTTAGCTCGGACCCAAACACTTTAGGAGCTAATTTGATGGGATTTTAAGTTTAGTACtgagtaagggtctcaaaaatacaTTCGATCATTATTTAGAGTCGGATTCGGATTAAGGCGAACCCGACTTCATTTGATCGGTTGGTCCCATGTGCACCATAAGAGGACTAAaaatatatatgttttaaattaattcaaacattatgttatattaattataaatttattattttatttttaatcacacttagttgaattagaaaataaattaaagaaatacgAAATTATAATTTATGGATAAATTTAAGTTCAAATATGGATATCAACTTCTCGGTAACAAGTAtgattttttcttctttataaataaATGCATTATAATTTTTTGACATAAAGTTTATCAATGACCGAACTTCACCGATTTAGATCCCGTTTTAGTGTGATTCAAAAGTAGTATGATTTCACTGGGTTTAGAGTCGGGTAATGATCTAAAAAATAGACCCAGTCATTATTTAAGGCCGGGTCCAGGTCAAGACAAATCCGACTTCACCCGATCCATAGACACCCCTATTCCATAATAGCAAATGGTGGACATATGATGTCTTTCTACGAATTTATCAACTAAAATTTAACAATGATATTTATATGTACGGTTAATTTCTTTGACGTgtctatttatatatttataaaagaTAGTTATGTAGATAATAATTTTTGAACTTGAAAGTCTGAAACTTCACTTATTTGAATAAGATTGTAATAAACAGAGagcaattaataaaaaatataaaaaaactcAAAAAGTAANNNNNNNNNNNNNNNNNNNNNNNNNNNNNNNNNNNNNNCcacaaataaaattttataatgatattatttttcttttttaaatagaGAGCAGTTGATAAAtgttatataaaaatttaaaagataataaatatttcactatttaaaattacattatttttaTACTCATGtgacaataataaaatatataccactctaaatatcaaaatatatgaataattcaattttattttacattattcacttataaaaaaatatatatatctacGGTTTACTATTTTAAAGGActtaattgatatttttttttggtttaaaaattaattaatccaAAGCCAactttttttttagatttaatgGTCATTTActctcattattattattaagtgaAGACTTGCTTGGAATACCGAAACGGCAAGATCCCCTGCCTGCATGACGCGTCCCTGTCTCTCTCTATTAATGGTGTATGATTCAATTTCTTTCTCATTCTCACTCTCCTTCTAACACACTGAAACTGCAAGGCTGATACGCTAACCCTAGACGGCTAGACGTGTTTTCAAAAGGCTACAACCCTCATTTTTCGGAGATTGTAAGTCTTATGTCCTTGCTGCTTTATCTTTTTTTTCCCCTCTTAGTGAGGTTGTTGAATGAATGAAAGTAGTATCACATTAGTTTGGTTCATGTGGGCAAGCACTGTTTGAAAAATAGCTGTTCAAATTATGTTCGAATTGCCATGTTCAAAAACTCATTCGTAACCCTAGACCCCCGTTGTTCCCAAATGAATCAATTTGGTTAATATGTGTTTTTCGTTTGCTCTTTAAGCATGATTTACTATTATATTTTGTGTGGTGTCTATTTATGATATCATACTTGCTCCCAATACTGCAGTTGAGAAAAAAATGGACCGGTTCTCTGCTCTGCCGAAAATTATACTTCATGACATTCTTGTAAGGCTGCCAGACAAAGATGCTGCCAAGACTAGTGTTTTGTCAAAGGCGTGGAATGACACATGGTTTTCATTTCCCAATCTATCTGTTTGCAGCGAGGATTTTTTCTCTGAAGATGATGTACCCACAGGAAATAGACAAAGGTTCAGGAAATTGGACATTCTCATTAACTATGTTACAAAAAGATTGCTGAGGCTACGTGACCAAGGCTTAGCAATATAAAAATTTAAGCTTGATTTGCAAAATTTAGACGACCTTACGCATGTGTCCCACCATGTTGATCAGTGGATACAGATGGTCTGTGAAAGTGGCGTCCAAGTACTAGAACATATATAACCATCTAAGTACAGAACATCTTCCAGCGGACAGGATTGAAAAGGTGGAATCATTATCCCTGCAGAGTTTACAAAAGCTCAAGAAAGTTGATGTTGAAGGAATACCAGAAGTACATATTGATTCTCCAAATCTTGAGGAGCTATGCTATCAAGCTTGGGATCTCAATGCACCGTTCAAGCTGAATTTTGATAGTTGCACAAATTTAAGGTGTTTGCAATTAATTGATTTGAAGAGCACTGGCTGCACTGCTATTGCAGACAAGTGGTTTCTTGAACTGTTTTCTAAGTTTCCTTTTATTGAGAACTTGAAACTATTTAATTGCTCTATGTCCGAGAGGATTAATATTTCGAGTCCTCAACTCAAGATCTTGCAGTTAAGGTTTTGCTCTAAGTTGAAGAAGGTCAATGTTGATGCTCCAAATTTGTTATTATTTGACTATAGTGGTGATGACAAACCTGTTATATCTTTTATGAGAAGTTCTAATCAACTTGAAGTCAATATTTCTACCAATGTGGATTTTCGGCACTTTTATAGCTTGAGGGAATTTACCCGGAATATGCCACAAGTGATTTTGGCATCGCTTTCCCTCTCTATTGGACATTCATTTCCTGTAAGTATTCACTTGCTACTTTCTTGGTTCTTTCTTCATGCATATTGATATGtggctattttattttatgtaccCTGAATTGTGTAGGATGATGATCCATACATGCCTGCATTGCTAGTTTCCTCCACTACTCCTCCAAGTATCAAACATTTGGTGTTGAGAGAATATTCACCTCCAGACAGTGAAGCTCTCTATAGCCAGCTACTTATGAATTACTTGCTTTCAAATTGCTTCCCAAAAACAATTTCATTCATATATCATCGTCGTTTCTCATTCATTGAGGTATGTCATTCATTATCTTCAGATTTTCTGTTTAATTCTACCATTTACAAATTAGAATTGTACTTCCATTCCAGCAGTGTCTTCAACATGTCAAATATACATATCTTTATGCTTTTTCATGAATATGTTCTTTCTAATTCCACCGCATATTTTGCAAAAAAACAACAGTTCTTCTATGAGAAGCTGATGGGCAGTGAAAAGGGAGAGTGCTATTGCAGTTCAGGTGATAGAAAGTGTTGGTGGCATGCCTTGAAGATTGTCAGCATCTCTTGTTCATTCATGACTGATGAGAACGCTGACTTTAAGGCCATGCTAGATGCGTCAGCGAGATCTTTTGAGGAGAAAACTATCACTTTTAGCTTAGAGCTGTAATCTTGCTATTATCAACCTTTGAACATTCCTAATTAGAATTAAAAACTTTAATGTTGATGCTGAGTTTCTCTTCCTCTCTTTTATATAAGTATTAAGTTTTGGCAAGTTTGAAATTACCCTTAAatttaaaatcaccaatttaatcccattcataaaataattattttacccCTAATTAAATTAAACCTAGGGAAAACCATATAATAGTCACCTAAAGTTTGAGAgatgaaaatttatttattttttcaatcctATTTAATTAGaagcaaatttaaaaatttatatccaAAACATTTTTTATCTCCATCCATAATTCtaatagataaaaaa from Arachis ipaensis cultivar K30076 chromosome B09, Araip1.1, whole genome shotgun sequence includes these protein-coding regions:
- the LOC107617023 gene encoding F-box/FBD/LRR-repeat protein At1g78750, translating into MDRFSALPKIILHDILVRLPVKDAAKTSVLSKAWNDTWFSFPNLSVCSEDFFSEDDVPAGNRQRFRKLDILINYVTKRLLRLRDQGLAIKKFKLDLQNLDDLTHVSHHVDQWIQMACESGVQVLELYLNDDCVRWYELPLCVIEAKSLIELELLGGIKIDQELLKHSMKFSSVKMLFLSRVLFTHESAIEYLISHCPLTERFIMGVCYIYNHLSTEHLPADRIEKVESLSLQSLQKLKKVDVEGIPEVHIDSPNLEELCYQAWDLNAPFKLNFDSCTNLRCLQLIDLKSTGCTAIADKWFLELFSKFPFIENLKLFNCSMSERINISSPQLKILQLRFCSKLKKVNVDAPNLLLFDYSGDDKPVISFMRSSNQLEVNISTNVDFRHFYSLREFTRNMPQVILASLSLSIGHSFPDDDPYMPALLVSSTTPPSIKHLVLREYSPPDSEALYSQLLMNYLLSNCFPKTISFIYHRRFSFIEFFYEKLMGSEKGECYCSSGDRKCWWHALKIVSISCSFMTDENADFKAMLDASARSFEEKTITFSLEL